The Brachyhypopomus gauderio isolate BG-103 chromosome 7, BGAUD_0.2, whole genome shotgun sequence genome has a window encoding:
- the LOC143519755 gene encoding myelin-associated glycoprotein-like: MDRVLKLFLTASLLSCSCHCSKVQVPKSVTAIQGNCVVVPCRTGPHTHATWYKYQRSGYPTVYSTNTKDIIHQFRGRTSLLGNATQGNCSLKINNVRQEDRVISVYVWINAGNIYGDYTKINVLPPSEADITVESTQVEGRLFSANCTIRHSCPVSPPQLEWLGLSSVSNEVTTTQDSGALWVSVAHARFSASRGDQGKRLSCRRIPDGNPVTADPLHILFPPTILPDSACWEREGALHCMCWVEAGPNASISWTIDGRSVIPPHFNVTNNSTGRMTVSVMTGPAGHAVTWIAGLNYLILAAIVFIVLGMVIIAVHKRLKKRKCMESSETQTKTQQINSYVLDNDDNIYANDPEDDMSNV; encoded by the exons ATGGATAGAGTGCTTAAACTCTTCCTAACAG CTTCACTACTGAGCTGCTCATGTCACTGCTCGAAGGTGCAGGTGCCAAAATCTGTCACGGCCATCCAGGGAAACTGTGTGGTGGTGCCATGCAGGACCGGCCCTCATACACATGCGACCTGGTACAAGTATCAGCGCTCTGGCTACCCAACAGTGTATTCTACAAACACTAAGGATATAATACATCAGTTTAGAGGAAGGACATCACTCCTGGGAAATGCTACTCAGGGAAATTGTAGCTTAAAGATTAACAATGTTCGTCAAGAGGATCGTGTAATCAGTGTTTATGTATGGATCAATGCTGGAAATATATATGGAGATTACACAAAGATAAATGTGT TGCCACCCTCAGAGGCTGACATTACTGTAGAAAGCACACAAGTGGAGGGAAGGCTGTTCTCTGCCAACTGCACCATCCGACACTCCTGCCCCGTGTCTCCACCTCAGCTGGAATGGTTGGGCCTATCTTCTGTGTCTAACGAGGTCACCACTACACAGGACTCAGGCGCCTTGTGGGTATCTGTGGCACACGCTCGGTTCAGTGCCAGCCGTGGAGACCAGGGCAAGAGGCTCTCATGCAGGAGAATACCAGATGGAAACCCTGTGACTGCTGATCCTCTTCATATCTTAT TCCCTCCCACCATCCTGCCAGACTCCGCCTgctgggagagggagggagctcTGCACTGCATGTGCTGGGTGGAGGCGGGGCCAAACGCCAGCATCTCCTGGACCATTGATGGAAGAAGTGTCATCCCTCCACACTTTAATGTGACAAACAACTCTACAGGAAGAATGACAGTGTCAGTGATGACAGGACCAGCAGGCCACGCTGTAACAT GGATTGCTGGATTGAACTATTTGATTCTGGCAGCCATAGTTTTCATCGTCCTTGGAATGGTCATCATAGCTGTTCACAAAAGACTAAAAAAGAG gaaGTGCATGGAGTCGAGTGAAACCCAGACCAAGACCCAGCAGATAAACAGCTATGTCTTGGACAATGATGACAATATTTATGCAAATGACCCCGAG